DNA from Nitrospira sp.:
TGAGCTGAATCCCTGAACAGACGGCGGTCACAAATCCTGCTCCGGCTAGAATCTGCAACTCTCGGATCGGAACCGTAAACCCGGTTGGTCTCCCCTTCAACCCAGGATCGTGTGACAGCGACAGAGTAGTTTTTGCCATGCAGACGGGTAAGCCGCCATATCCCAACGCCTCTGCTGTTTCGATTTGACGCTCAGCCTCAGGTTCGTACGTGACGCCGGTCGCGCCATACATGCTAGTCGCGATGGTTTTGATTTTTTTCTGATGGGCCAGGACAATTCATAGAGATGTTTGAAGTGAGCCGGTTTCTCCGATGTCCTGACGACGGCGGAGGCCAGCTGGTCAGCTCCCTTCCCGCCATGGACCCAATGGGTTGAGACTGCCGCATCTGCCGCTCCCATCTTAAGCGACTGTTCCCGAACCCAATCCAATTCATCCTGAGGATCATCCTTGAAGGCATTGATGGCGACAACGACCGGTACACCATGCGTTAGGACATTGGTGATATGCTGCCCAAGATTGGTGATTCCCTTCGAGAGCGCTTCCCGATTCGAACCCGTTAGACTCGAAGGCAAGGCAACGCCTGCCTTGGCAACGCCTCCACCGCCATGGAGCTTCAGTGCCCGTAATGTCGCCACGACCACTGCTGCGGTCGGAGCAAATCCCGATGCGCGACACTTGATGTTAAAAAACTTTTCTGCTCCAAGATCGCTGCTGAAGCCCGCCTCTGTTATAACGAAGTCTGCGCATCTCAGCGCAATCGCGTCGGAAATGATCGAGCAGTTGCCATGCGCGATGTTACCGAAAGGCCCCGTATGGACGAATGCCGGAGTCCCTTCAAGAGTTTGAACCAGATTCGGCATGAGGGCGTCCTTTAGGAGGACGGCCATCGATCCCACGCAACGAAGCTCCTCGGCCGTGACTGGCGTACCGGCCCTTGTCAGCCCCACGAGTATTCGCCCGAGCCGCTCGCGGAGATCGCGCTTATCTTTCGCTAGCGCCAGCACCGCCATCACCTCTGAATCCTCGGTGATGACGAATTGCCCCAGGCGTCTGTCCGGTTCTTCACTCAACATGATCTTCCGGAGAGCACAATCACTGATGCTCAAGGTCCGAGGCCACGTAATCCGTTGAGGATCGATCGAGAGAGCGTTGCCATGAAACAGATGATTATCGAGGAACGCGGAGAGCAGATTGTGGCTGGCAGCCACCGCATGGGCATCCCCAGTCAGGTGAAGGTTGATATCTTCCATCGGGGCGACTTGGGCACGTCCTCCACCAGTCCCTCCTCCCTTCGCCCCAAACACAGGACCGAGCGATGGCTGCCTGAGAGTAAGCGCGGTACGATACCCTAGCCGCGAGAGTCCCATGGCAAGACCTATCGACGTCGTGGTCTTTCCCTCTCCCAAGGGCGTTGGGTTAATTGCCGTGACGAGAATATACCGCCCCTTCGGGACAGTCATAAGACGATCCAATACCTGCGGTGAGGCTTTCGCCTTATCGCGTCCGTAGAGGGTGAGCTCTTCGGCACGGATCCAGAGCAGAGAACCGATTTCGACAATGGGGCGCAAGGTAACGGATTGGGCGATCTCGATGTCGGTCAAGAGGCGCTCATCATGCCTTGTCTAGGTGGCAGGTAACAGCACAGGCAGTTGGGCAGCGATTTGGAAGCAAGTTAACGTGCGTAAGACGATTGGACTGTCGAGAGGTCAGAAACAAGTCCGTGGAGCATCAATTAAGATCTGAACTGCCCGCTACTCTAAGATGTACTTGGTGGGGTCAAGTGCCTGGCCGTTCAATTTCACCATGTAGTGCAGGTGTGGACCGGTGGACAGGCCTGAGCTCCCGACAAGCGCAATGACATCGCCACGCTCGACTCTCTGGCCTTCCTTTACCAAGGCCTTCGCAAGGTGTCCGTAGAGCGTCTCAACTCCGAATCCATGATCCAGGCGGACGATATTCCCAAGCTTAGGATCGTATCCTATGGACGTAATTCTTCCTTGGGCTGGAGCATGGACCGGAGTGTTTGGCGCGGCCCCGATATCCAATCCATCATGCCAGGCAGGCTTCTCCGTGAAAGGTGAAATTCGCGGGCCAAATCCAGACGTTACCCAGCCCTTCACCGGCCAAATTGAGGGCGTCGATGCCCAGCGGGACGAACGCTGCTCGGCTGCTTGTGACAATTCGTCAAGGATATGTTCCTGCACCGTTGCTTGCCTTGAAAGCCATTCCAGACCTTCTTTCACTGATGCAACGGCCTGGAGGTTATCCCGAGATGACCCTAGGCCAACGGCAGAGGAGTGTTCCTGATCGCCGTCGGATATCTGCCTTGAGGCACCCGATGAAGGCCTTGGTTCGTTTCCACCGGAAATCGTGTCTCCTCCTTCGGGAATCGGTACCTCTTCTCCACCTCTGCCGTTTGCCATATCACCCGTCTTGGGAACTTCTATGCCCAGCATGACTCGAAGCCTTTGATTAACCTCATTCATCGCTCCAAGGCGCTTCTTCAAATCATCAATGGCGGTTGAGAATGCCGCAGTCTGCTCTCGTGCACTCATGGCTTCAGTACGGAAAGCCGTCAGCTCCCATACCTCTCCCGTTCTGATGACATAGTGTGAAACCACGAGAAGATCGGCAAGGATGACCACACCCAGACAAACCAGCAATCGACGAAGGAGTTTCCTCGAAAAACTGAAGCGGATGGGCTTTGCAGTGGAACCTCGGAACACTACAACGGTAAAGGCATCGCTGTCTTGAACATTCGTCTGACCCATAACCTTCTCCCCCCATGCCTGTGGTATCTACTATAAAATAGGTACCTCGACCAAGCCTCGCAAACTACCGACTGACTCCTCCTCGTCGACCCTAAGGATAATGTTTTGACGAGGCAGTTTCAACCACATCATCTAGGATGTCTCTCGGTGAACCCACTCAAGATAAGGTGGAAACCCATTACTCACCGGAACTGCTATTATTTCCGGGACCTTGTACGAATGAATCTTCCGTATTGTTTCTTCGAGGGCATTGAATTTATCAGAAGTTGTTTTGATCAACAGCAGTGACTCTTGTTCATTCATTATCTTTCCTTCCCACCAGTAAGTTGAGCGCACGGTGGGAATCGTCGAAGCGCAAGCTGCGAGGCGAGAGCGTACCACTTGGTCGGCAATCTTACCCGCTTCATCTTGGCTTGCTGCTGTGACCATGACAACCACCACATGAATCGGTTCAGCCGCCATAGGTGACCAGAATACCCAAGCCCCTCTCTACAATCAACCTGACCATTCCAGCGGAGCGAATGACTCCCAACTCCCTTGGGTTATTGAGCAACATCCATGCCTTGCCAATTAAGGCTCATGAATAACATTGTGTTGTTTTACAATGACTTATGACTTTAACCCCGGTTGAGGATGTTGGTCTGAGACAAGCGACTGTATGGTAAACGTGGCGATCAAACAATTTTTTGAACACGATGTTCAAAACCGACCGTTTCCAGTCATTGCACGAGCCGTTTAAGAGGTGAGCTAAGACCGATCTTATGCCTTCCCCATCTTTGCTATCTCCAAGAAGTAATGGGCGAATGTCTTCATTCCTCCCGAGGCCTGGCCCCAGTCGTAATATTCGTTGGGAGCGTGATATCCATGCTCGGGCAGACTCAAACCTATGAAAAGGATTGGCACCTTCCAGGTTTTCTGCATGGTGACTACGGCACCGATTGATCCTCCTTCTCGCACAAAGGCAGGATCCTTACCAAACCCAGCCTTTACCGCGCGTTTCACACAATCTACGTAGGATCCGGCAAAACTGCCCTTGAAGGGATGGAGCATGCCCTCTCGCTCAACCTTCACGCTTGGATTGACCTTGACAACATGCGTTTTGAGCAGGGCAAACACTCTTTCGGGTACTTGGTTGGGAACCAGGCGCATGCTGACCTTGAGTTCGGCATGACCTGGCACAATTGTCTTAACACCCTGTCCGTGATATCCCCCGCTGAGTCCATGGATTTCGAAGGTGGGAGATGCCCAGATCCGTCTCATGATATCTGCACGATTCTGCGTACGAAGAGACCGAAACCCGTAGGCCTCTTTGAAACGTTCTACTTCGAAGCCCGACTTGAGAAAATTCTTGATCTCACTCTTTGTGGGTCCAATCACATCGTCATAGAAACCCGGTAGCTTTACCCTGCCGGTCCTGGCATCGACACAGGTGTTCGCCACCTCGATCAATTCAGCCAAGGGATTGCGAGCCGCTCCTCCTGTCACACCTGAATGTGCGTCTTTGGCTCCAGTACGCAGAATCAGACGTGCACCGACCAGGCCTCGCAAACCGTATGGCACAGCAGGTCGTCCCTTGGCAATCCAGATCGTATCCGAAACAACCACGGAATCCGGTCGCGGAATCACGCTGGGGTGTCGAAGCCCGGCGGCGAAGTGTGGGCTCCCAATCTCTTCTTCCAGTTCCCACAAGAATCGGATGTTGATCGGCCAACCTTGTTCGATAGCATATCGAGCGCCGAACATCGCCGTGAGAGCCGGTCCCTTGTCATCGGTCGCTCCTCGCCCCCGATAAATGCTGTTTTCATTCTTAAAGACAAACGGCGCCTGCCTCCATTCCGGCTCTTGCGCCGGCTGCACGTCCAGATGATTATAGATGGTGATAGTCGGATACTGGGCACCTGTGGTCCATCCTCCAGAAACAATAGGGTATCCTCCGGTCTCTACCACTTGAACCTCGGCATTCATTCCGGTCAAGTACTGCCTCGCAAGGTCAGCCATGCGTCGCATATCGCTCGAACGGGATGAATCCATACTGATTGACGGCACCTCTACCATCTGTCCCAACAGATCCTCAAACCTTGGGCGTGACTCCTTTACAAAGTTCCTCAGTCGCCGCTCACTCACCATACGAATGATCCTCCTTGACTCAAAGACAGGGGATTATAGCGATCGTGCCCCGCGAGAGGAAGCAGATCCGGGTTATAAAGTAAGAATGATGATAAGATGCCTTTCATTCACCATGACCACATCCGCACGAATCGTCATCCCTCTCGTTGTCGTTCTGCTCACGCTTATAGGAGCTACCCCACGAACACTGCTGTACGCAGAGGAATCGACCAGCATCCAACAGATACTCGAAGAACCGCGGATCTATCATCTCCGGCGTGCGACATTGCGAGGGATTGTACGAGATGTACAGCCGCTCGATCCCTACACAGTTCCAAATGGCGACAACTGTTATGGCGCTTACCTGTTCCGCCTTGAGGACGATGAGGCCACCATTCCAGTAGCAGTGTTGGGTATTTGTGGTAGACCAATTGTCCGTGACCCGGAAGTCGAGGATGGAGATCGAGTCGAAGTGAGTGCCACGATTCAGGCACCGAGTCACGGGGGTTACTATCTCAGTTTCAAAGGATTGAAAGTGGTGACCGAGCAGGAAGGAGTCGTGCAAGCAGTGGCCGATCGCATTCTCCCGATCGTGGAGTAGGTCTTTCTCTTCAATAGATCTACCGAAATGCTATGGGATTGCCGCGTAACGAGATCGTGCAGCAGGAACCTTGTCGAATTCATCCACGTTGTGTTGGGAGAGGGAAGCGGAGTCTGATGGCATGAGGTGATTCAACCAATGAGTATGGAGATTAGAAGGCGAGGTCTCACCATCATCCTCGTGCTGATTGTGACAGTATTGATCGGCTGTACGAGCAGCCAAGGATTCGACCGAACTGCAATAAACGAAGCGCTTCACATAGATCTTGACAGAAATGAAGACCAGCCACCTGCAAATCCGGCTTCGAATCTATCCCTGCCCTTTCGCCTCGGTGTCTTTTTCGCGAACCACGACATTCCGACCGGACAGTCCATCCGGAAAGTGGAGTGGCTGGTCGCGGATAGGGACCAACTTCTCCGTTTGCTGACGACCCTGCAAGATGAACGGATACTCACGGATACCGTCGTGCTGATGGATGCCACACTGCGAGGGGAGAATATACTTGGGATCAGACAGTCTGGCGCCCGTTATGGAGCCGATGTCGTGCTGATCGTGGAAGGGGCGGCTGCCGTCGATCGGTACAACAACGCCTACGCGCGGTTCTATCCGACCTTGATCGGTGCCTATTTCGCTCCCGGCACCGAAAGTGGCGCGCTTGTTGCTCTCACCGGCAGCTTATGGGGGATCCAATCCGAATGGCACCCTCCTACCCAAGCGGTCGAAGGAGTAGCAAAGTCAGTCGGTCCCGCGGTCTTCGTAGAGGACGATGGCGTCGTGGCGCAGGCCAAGGAAGCCGCGATCGAAGCATTGGGCAAGCGCATCATCGATCAGCTGCGCCTCCTGAAAGAAGAGCTTCCACGCGCGAAGCTTCCTTCACAGTGAATCGAATTGTGGAGAAGAAGCTGCTTGCCTCTTTCGAGAAGTCGCACAATTATCGGAAGACGTCGAATAACATACGGAGTCCCACCTGAATCGTAAAGTTCCAGCCGGGAGCAAACTCTTCTCCCGTCAGGGCTTCTGTTTCCAGTGAGCCGTTCCGCAGGCCTCGAAAGACCAGATCTATCTGGGTCATGGGATTTTTGTACCAGCGGAAGCCGGTTTGAAAGGCGGGAAACTTTTCTTCGTAAGAAAAGGGATCGCCGTTGAAAACTTCTCCCAAGATCCGCAACTCGCGCGTCAGCGGTGTGATCACCTCAAAACCGGCAGCCCAATACAATTTACCCTGGAAAGTCATGGGACCTGCATCATAGCGGTATTTCATGCCGAGGTTGAAATGAATGGCCAGGTTGTTGTCGTAGGGGTCGGTCTCGGGATCCGGTGTAAACAAAAACCAACTGAGGTGCGCCATGGCGTAACCATCCCAAAGCTGGCGATTGCCGCTGAGGGGAAATAACGTGGCGGCGGCAACGGAGAGCGAGGGAAACGCGCCGAGGGAACCATGCAGGACATACTTCGGCTGAATGAGCATATCGAGCGGACGGGCTCGATGGTCCTGATAGGTGAAACCGAACCGCCGGCAGTCAATCCGAATCGGTCGGTGATGGAAACGCCCTGCAATGTACGCACCTCAAAGGCCGGCTTATCTCCCTTCACCACTGTCACACCGCCGTACGATTCAGTCAGAAGCTGCCCCTTATAGACAATCCGGGCATCATCCGTGACGAAGGGCCGAACGGCAAGCGCTGCGTCTGGACAGAAGGAACCACCGATGGGCCCGAGAAAGAGGAGCGCATAGCGTACGAAACGAGTTCTCTGTGGACATGTCTGCATCACGGGTCTCCCAAGCCCCTCAGTCTATGGGAGGCTCGATGACGCTCCCCGGCGTGAGACTAAGTTCAATACTTTACTTTGTACAACGAAAGCATAAAAAATGCGTTGTATTCTTTTATTGCGATCCTTCAACATTTCCCCATTTGTAGGTCGCGACATCATGTCTAATGGTTCGCTTCCTTTGTTGGGTTAAACTCGCACTGGACAGGGAGCGGCGAGCAGGGTTGAACCGATGAGACGCCGCCATCCGACCAGGCAGTGACGGTTTGTGCCTGAAGGAAGGTCGGTCATGCCGAAAGTTCTCGCCCTTTGCTGAAGATAGCTGCCGGTATTTAGCCGAAGCTTGGGTGGGTCATTCCGTTCGAAGGCGATATCCAACTCCCAGCTCCGTCACAAGATAGCGGGGATGTGCAGGGGTTTTCTCCAATTTGTTTCTCAACTGACGCATATAGACCCGTAGATAATGGCCTTCCTCCACATGGAGCGGACCCCAGACTTCCTTCAGCAGCTGCCGGTGGGTCAGCACTTTGCCGGCATAGCGGATCAACGTGGTGAGCAGCTTGTATTCGATCGGTGTGAGATGAACTTCCTTCCCTGAGACAAACACCTGCCGCCGTCCGAGATCTACCTTCAGATCGCCGAGCACAAACTCCGATTCCCCACCGTCACCGGTTCTGGTTGCATGACGAAGCGCGGTTCGCACCCGTGCGAGAAGTTCGTTCACTCCGAACGGCTTGGTGATATAGTCGTCGGCGCCGAGGTCCAGAGCCGCTACTTTTCCCTGTTCCTGATCACGAGCCGACAGCACGATGATGGGCGTCGCGGTCCACTCCCGCACCTGGCGGATGACCTCGCCTCCGTCGAGATCAGGCAGACCAAGGTCCAGGAGAATGAGATCGGGATTCCTCGCTTTCGCCTCTGTGAGCCCATCCTGCCCCGTCGCGGCTTCGTGGAGGCGATAGCCATGCGCGGGAAGTGTCGTCCGCAGGAACCGACGGATCTCAGGTTCATCTTCGATAAGGAGTATCGTGGCTTCCTGTGACATAGGGCCTGCCGGTTCGCTTGACCAGAATTACGCCTCCCGAGCCTCCGGCTGCTCGGTTTCTACAGGCAGCTGCTGATCAGGCAGCGGGATCGAGAAGCGAAAGACGGCTCCGCCTCCGGAGCGATTCTCAGCCCAGATACGTCCATCATGCGCTTCTACAATACCACGACAAATCGTCAGCCCCAGCCCGACTCCTCCCTCTCGCGCGGGCTTTGCACGATAGAATTTGTCGAAGATGCGGGATTCCTCCCCAACAGGGATGCCTGGTCCTCGATCTGCCACTTCCACGACGATTTCTCGATCAGTCGCCGACGCGGCCAGCTCGATCATCGTTCTCGCAGGCGCATACTTCACGGCGTTCTCGATAAGATTGATTACCACTTGTTCCAGGAGCACTCCATCGACAGGCGCGAGCGGAAGGCCTGCAGGTAGCGACGTATTGACGGTATGATCGCGCAGCCGCCCCTCTAGTCTGGCCAAGGCCGCACCGATAATCTCATCTAAAGGATGCCACTCTTTGCTGAGTTGTACGGCCCCCGTCTCAATGCGCATGATATCGAGGACGTTCTTCAGCAAACGATCAAGGCGATCAGCCTCTCGATAGATGGATCGAGCGAGCTCCTGCCGATCTATGGCACTGAGCTCTCCTTGCCCTTCAACCAGGCTGCTGGCAGCACCGGTGATGGTGGCCAGCGGAGTTCGTAGATCATGGGAAACCGAACTGAGAATCGCATTCCGCGTGCGCTCCGATTCTGCTTCCACGTGCGCCTGCTGAGCTTCGTCGGATAAGCGAGCCCGTTCGATTGCCAGGGCCACCTGGTTCGTCAGGGATTCCAGCAGATGCAATTGCTCAGGGTCCAGGAGGAGGGCGGCGTTCTTCGGACGGAGAGCGACGACTCCGATCGGCCCCGTTGAGCATACCAACGGCAAATACAGCGCGCTGGCCCCTGGAAGCGTATCGGTTCCGAGCCCTGCTCGCTCGTTGTGGTCGTACACCCATTGAGCCACACCCGACTCCTTTGGGTTCAACTCAAAAAACAGGAGTTCCCCTCGTTGCAGCTGTACCTTTTTATCGGCATCCGCGAGGAATACGGCAATCTGCGCATCAAACACATCCCGAAGATGCTTGGCTGCGAGTTGGGCCAACATCCCCGTTCCTCGATGAGTGGCGAGATCGCGGCTCATGGAATACAACACACCCGTGCGATGCGCTCTATCACGTGCCAGCTCAGCTTGTTGCCGAATTCGTACCGCCAGGTTGCCGATGATCAGTGCGACCACAAGCATCACGCCGAAGGTCAACAGATATTCGATGTCGGTGACGGCGAAGGAGAAGTAGGGAGGCACGAAAAAGAAGTCGAATGCAGCCACGCTCAAGACCGATGCGAGCGCCGACGGACCGCGACCGAAACGAATCGCGATCGCGATGACGGCAACAAGATACATCATGATTAGATTCGGAGCCGCGAAATAGGGAACCATCAGCCAGTCGACCGCCGTCGCGATCAATACCGCTGCCAAAGCATAGGCATATCCTGAGACACCGCCGGTGCTTCGGGCGGGACGGCGCACAAGTGGTTGTCCCTCGCCGGACGTTCCCGTAATGACATAGATGTCGATCTCTCCACTTTGATGGACAAGATCCGAGACCACCGACCCGAACAGCCATTCTTTCCAGTGAGATCTGAGGGGTTTTCCGACGATAATTTTGGTAGCGTTCCGGCTCCGCGCGTAATTCAGGAGTTCCTGCGCCACATCTTCGCCCGTCAGCGTCACTGTTTCGGCGCCCAGTTGCTCCGCCAACCGAAGGGTTTGCACCAAACGATCCCGTTCGGTTTGCGGTGAGCGAAGATGCCGGGGAATCTGTACATACACGGCGATCCATTTGGCGTGAAGATCCGCCGCCATCTGGCGCGCAGTTCTGATCAGGCGAGGACCACGGGCCTTCATGTTGACGCAGACCATGATGGTTTCGGCCGCGGGCCAAGTCCGCACCACCGCATGGTCACGCCGATACATTTCCATCTGCTGATCGACACGTTCGGCCGTGCGCCGGAGGGCGAGCTCGCGAAGCGCGATCAGATTGCCCTTGGCGAAGAAATTGTGAATCGCATGCTGGATCTGTTCCGAGACATACACCTTCCCGTCTTTGAGTCGTTGAAGAAGATCGTCGGGCGGGAGGTCGATTAGCTCCACATCATCCGCCCGTTCGAGTACAGAATCCGGTACAGTCTCACGCACCCGCACACCCGTAATCTGTGCGACCACATCGTTCAGGCTTTCCAGGTGCTGTACATTCACGGTGGTGTAGATCGTGATACCGGCCTTCAATAACTCCTGAACATCCTGCCACCGTTTGACATGACGCAAGCCCGGCGCGTTGCTGTGTGCGAGTTCATCGATGAGAATGACGGAGGGACGTCGCGCGAGCGCAGCATCGAGATCGAACTCCAACAGCGTCGTGCCCCGGTACTCGACACGCTGGCGGGGGAGGATCTCAAGTCCCTCGACCAGCGCGTCGGTCTCCGCCCGTCCGTGGGTCTCGACGACGCCGATGACGACATCGACTCCATCACGTCGCTGCTCGTGCGCCGCTTGAAGCATGGCATAGGTTTTCCCCACACCGGGATTGGCACCGAAGAAGACTTTCAGCTTGCCTTCCGATCGGCGAGCTTCTTCGGCCTGAACGCGCGTGAGCAGCACGTCGGGATCTGGTCGTTTCTGGTTCATACGTTGACAGATCCTCAACCGGTCTTGGATGCGGAACGGACCATGAAGCCGGAATTCTATGGCAGCGGGAAAAGAGGGTCAACGCGATTGTCGGAGCACTGCCCGCCGGCGGCGTTGGCCTTGGTCAAGATCGTGAATGCTCCAGACTCGTAGCGACATCCTCCAGTACGTCCAACGCCAGATTGAGCTCAAGGACATTGACACGCGGCTCTCCCAACAGGCCGAACTGGCGTCCTTCCGTGTGCTTGCTCACCAGCGTCAGCACGCTGTTCTCATCCAGGCCTCGAGCGCGGGCCACTCGCTTCAGTTGGTACAGGGCAGCTGCCGGGCTGATGTGGGGATCCAGCCCGCCTCCAGAAGCGGTCACCAGGTCGACGGGGATGGGCAAGACGTTCCCTGGGTCTGCGGCTCGTAAGGCGGCAACTCTCGATTTGACCGCTTCGATCAAGAGCTGGTTGGTCGGTCCGAGGTTCGACCCTCCCGATGCAGCGGCGTTGTAGGGAAACGGCGCGGTCGCCGACGGACGGCCCCAGAAATACTCCGGCTTGTCAAAATACTGTCCGATCAACTTCGACCCGACCATCTTGCCTTCCCGCACGATCAAGCTACCGTTCGCTTGGTCTGGGAAGAACAGTTGAGCCATCCCTGTGACAGCCAACGGATAGATGAGGCCTGTCAAAACCGTCAGAAGCAGTAGCATGGTCAGAGCTGGTCGTAGTTGGTCTTTCATAAGTCCTCAGTAGTCTTTCTAAAGGATGATCAAAAAGGTCGTCCAGCAAGACCGCAGGCGATGCCAACAACGCAGGTGTACCCTCTGGGGTACATTGAGGATGTTGGCGAGCCGAGAACGAAGCTGGCGGCCTTTTTCATCATCCTCATACAAGGTGAAGCGCGACGAGAATCATATCGATCAACTTGATGCCGACAAACGGCACGAGCATGCCGCCCAACCCATAGATCAACAGGTGGCGCTGCAACAATGAACCGGCGCCGATCGGCCGATACTTGATTCCTCTTAAGGCAAGTGGAATGAGCACGATGATGATCAGGGCGTTGAAGATGACAGCGGACAGGACCGCACTCTGGGGAGTCGTCAGCCCCATCACGTTCAATGCGTTGAGCGCCGGATAGGTCGTGGCGAAGGCCGCGGGAATAATCGCGAAGTATTTAGCCACATCGTTCGCGATGCTGAAGGTCGTGAGGGCGCCCCGGGTCATGAGCAACTGCTTTCCGATTTCCACGATCTCGATGAGCTTGGTTGGATTAGAATCCAAATCGACAAGATTCCCGGCCTCTTTTGCGGCCTGAGTTCCGGTATTCATGGCGACTGCCACATCGGCCTGTGCCAGGGCCGGGGCGTCGTTCGTACCGTCCCCCGTCATGGCGACAAGCCTTCCGTCCGCCTGCATCTCGCGGATCAATTTCAGTTTGGCTTCCGGGGTGGCCTGCGCCAGAAAGTCGTCCACTCCTGCCTCCGCCGCCACAGCTGCGGCTGTTTGCGGGTTGTCGCCGGTGATCATGACCGTCTTAATGCCCATCCGGCGTAGTTCAACGAACCGCTCCTTGATCCCTCCCTTGACGACATCTTGTAGCGTGATCACTCCGAGCACCTTCGCTTTCTCGGCGACCACTAGCGGCGTCGCGCCTTGTTTGGCAATCATGTCAACGTTTCGCCGGACAAACTGAGAAAAGCGTCCTCCCTGCGATGTCACGTAGGCTTCAACAGAATCCGCCGATCCCTTGCGAATCTCCCGTCCGTCAAGATTGACCCCGCTCATCTTTGTCTGGGCCGTAAAGGGAATAAACCTAGCGCCCATCTCACGAAGGTCGCGCGCGCGCAATCCATACTTCTCCTTCGCCAGAACGACGATGCTGCGGCCTTCCGGTGTTTCGTCAGCCAGTGACGAGAGTTGGGCTGCATCGGCCAGCGCCTGGGCTCCTACTCCCTCTGCGGGAGTGAAGGCGGTCGCCTGACGGTTGCCCAGCGTGATGGTGCCGGTCTTATCCAGCAGCAGGACGTCCACATCGCCGGCCGCTTCCACCGCCTTGCCCGACATCGCGATCACATTGGCTTGCACCATGCGATCCATCCCGGCAATGCCGATGGCCGAGAGGAGAGCCCCGATGGTCGTCGGAATCAGACAGACCAAGAGTGCCACGAGCACCGTGACAGTGACCGGCGTCCCGTGACCCATGGCCTGTACGCTGTACAGCGAGAAGGGCAGCAACGTCACCGTTGCCAACAAGAAGATGATGGTCAGCGCTGCGAGCAAAATGGTCAGAGCGATTTCATTCGGTGTCTTCTGGCGCCTGGCTCCTTCCACCATGGCGATCATCCGGTCCAGAAAACTTTCCCCCGGGCTCGCCGTGACACGAACGATGAGCCAGTCTGACAGCACCTTTGTTCCACCGGTGACGGCACTGCGATCGCCGCCGCTTTCTCGAATGACCGGCGCGCTCTCGCCGGTGATGGCACTCTCGTTCACCGATGCCACCCCCTCCACAATCTCGCCGTCGGACGGGATAAAATCTCCTGCCTCGACCAGGAACACATCTCCCGGCTTCAGTTGATTCGCCGACACCACGCTGAATGTATCGCCTCGCTTAAACTGTCGGTTCCACACAACATCGTGCTCGCTCCCAAGATCGCCTGTGCCGAGCTTCTTGGCCGTGAGCTCACGGCGCGCCCTCTTGAGCGAGTCGGCCTGCGCTTTACCTCGACCTTCCGCCATGGCTTCCGCAAAGTTGGCGAA
Protein-coding regions in this window:
- the kdpB gene encoding potassium-transporting ATPase subunit KdpB, which translates into the protein MTKQTQAEKSRSLFAPTIVRQAVVDSFGKLSPRHQVKNPVMFVVWIGCVVTTILLLQALVGMGEAPTWFIFSITAWLWFTVLFANFAEAMAEGRGKAQADSLKRARRELTAKKLGTGDLGSEHDVVWNRQFKRGDTFSVVSANQLKPGDVFLVEAGDFIPSDGEIVEGVASVNESAITGESAPVIRESGGDRSAVTGGTKVLSDWLIVRVTASPGESFLDRMIAMVEGARRQKTPNEIALTILLAALTIIFLLATVTLLPFSLYSVQAMGHGTPVTVTVLVALLVCLIPTTIGALLSAIGIAGMDRMVQANVIAMSGKAVEAAGDVDVLLLDKTGTITLGNRQATAFTPAEGVGAQALADAAQLSSLADETPEGRSIVVLAKEKYGLRARDLREMGARFIPFTAQTKMSGVNLDGREIRKGSADSVEAYVTSQGGRFSQFVRRNVDMIAKQGATPLVVAEKAKVLGVITLQDVVKGGIKERFVELRRMGIKTVMITGDNPQTAAAVAAEAGVDDFLAQATPEAKLKLIREMQADGRLVAMTGDGTNDAPALAQADVAVAMNTGTQAAKEAGNLVDLDSNPTKLIEIVEIGKQLLMTRGALTTFSIANDVAKYFAIIPAAFATTYPALNALNVMGLTTPQSAVLSAVIFNALIIIVLIPLALRGIKYRPIGAGSLLQRHLLIYGLGGMLVPFVGIKLIDMILVALHLV
- a CDS encoding sensor histidine kinase KdpD, with protein sequence MNQKRPDPDVLLTRVQAEEARRSEGKLKVFFGANPGVGKTYAMLQAAHEQRRDGVDVVIGVVETHGRAETDALVEGLEILPRQRVEYRGTTLLEFDLDAALARRPSVILIDELAHSNAPGLRHVKRWQDVQELLKAGITIYTTVNVQHLESLNDVVAQITGVRVRETVPDSVLERADDVELIDLPPDDLLQRLKDGKVYVSEQIQHAIHNFFAKGNLIALRELALRRTAERVDQQMEMYRRDHAVVRTWPAAETIMVCVNMKARGPRLIRTARQMAADLHAKWIAVYVQIPRHLRSPQTERDRLVQTLRLAEQLGAETVTLTGEDVAQELLNYARSRNATKIIVGKPLRSHWKEWLFGSVVSDLVHQSGEIDIYVITGTSGEGQPLVRRPARSTGGVSGYAYALAAVLIATAVDWLMVPYFAAPNLIMMYLVAVIAIAIRFGRGPSALASVLSVAAFDFFFVPPYFSFAVTDIEYLLTFGVMLVVALIIGNLAVRIRQQAELARDRAHRTGVLYSMSRDLATHRGTGMLAQLAAKHLRDVFDAQIAVFLADADKKVQLQRGELLFFELNPKESGVAQWVYDHNERAGLGTDTLPGASALYLPLVCSTGPIGVVALRPKNAALLLDPEQLHLLESLTNQVALAIERARLSDEAQQAHVEAESERTRNAILSSVSHDLRTPLATITGAASSLVEGQGELSAIDRQELARSIYREADRLDRLLKNVLDIMRIETGAVQLSKEWHPLDEIIGAALARLEGRLRDHTVNTSLPAGLPLAPVDGVLLEQVVINLIENAVKYAPARTMIELAASATDREIVVEVADRGPGIPVGEESRIFDKFYRAKPAREGGVGLGLTICRGIVEAHDGRIWAENRSGGGAVFRFSIPLPDQQLPVETEQPEAREA
- the kdpC gene encoding potassium-transporting ATPase subunit KdpC, whose product is MKDQLRPALTMLLLLTVLTGLIYPLAVTGMAQLFFPDQANGSLIVREGKMVGSKLIGQYFDKPEYFWGRPSATAPFPYNAAASGGSNLGPTNQLLIEAVKSRVAALRAADPGNVLPIPVDLVTASGGGLDPHISPAAALYQLKRVARARGLDENSVLTLVSKHTEGRQFGLLGEPRVNVLELNLALDVLEDVATSLEHSRS